In Rutidosis leptorrhynchoides isolate AG116_Rl617_1_P2 chromosome 6, CSIRO_AGI_Rlap_v1, whole genome shotgun sequence, the DNA window TTAGCTTTTAAGTATGCAAATCGGATACGATAttgataaaaattattatattattatatgatTTGAATAGTCGGATCCATGATGCATTTAAGTCTCTTAGATAACATATCCCACATATAATAATCGAAAATGGAACGACTTGGAGATGAGTCAAGAGTCAACCTAAAATGATAAAGAATTATATAATTCGAATACATCCAAATTTTTTGTTAACTAATCCCAGATATAATGGTAATGATCTAAATCTAATTTGGAAGGACTTGGAGTTGGATTGAGTCAAGAGTCAACAAAGAACCTGTTCTTGATGTATGGTGCATATATTTATACACAGATCTGTTGTTCAACAGCAGTTTGCAAATACAAGTTGAGCATTATATTGATGGCCGTACCGACATGGTCATGGTCGGGGTTATGGTTGTGGTTGATGATCTCGGTCAAAGTGGCTCAAGCTCAAACATCTACTGATCCGTCAGAAGGTCTCATACTATGGCTCTGACTCATTTGCTACTTCTTTCGATTTATATCACGTTCACAGACTAGTCTAATTGGGTTATTTTATACCAACTTGACAATATATTGAGTTTGGTAGAACTTGTAAGAACATGAGTtcatgactttgactttgaccggtCTATGATCTCTTTTCTTAAATGTACCAATTAAGGTAGCAAAGGAGTAAACTTCTTATATATGTCATATGTAACTACTTATATTTGTTTTCTTTTACAAGCTCTAGTATGGTCACAGTGTTTTTTATTGATGTGGATGGTCCCTAGTGATATTCACTCGTAATGCCTGTAGTCTTTATTACTAACGATCGTTAAAATTCCCGTTAattcaaagttatcattttattaatatctGAATTTGAAGCATATTTTAGGTCTAATTTTTATTTCTTATTGAACAAACATATATCTTAACTGAATATGTTTGCAATGTTTCGGTTTTGTATGTTGGTTTTAATAAATTTGTTGAGGTTAAAAACAAGTCTTGAaagtaggatgatgatgatgactagTCATAGTAAATGACTGAAAGCAGAGGATTAGATTTTAACAGTTCTTTGAACAAACAGCTACAGACACTTATAAATGGCAGTGTTTGCAGTGCGAGTTATAAATGAAATGTTTAGCCAATGGGGGATACAGGAGAGTTCAGTAACAGCAATGAGATGGAATATAAGCGGAGAACCGTGCAGTGGCTCTGCCATAGACTCTACAGACTTCGAATCGCCTTCTTTTAATCCTGCACTCAAATGCAACTGTCGTCTCCCCAATTCTACCTACTGCCACATCACCCAAATGTCAGTACTCCTTTTGTTTCTTTGTTTAATCGGGCTAACTACGAGTATGCAACACCACTTATTTTCATTTAAAAGATAAATAGAACATGATCCTATGGCCATTTCATATGTTATTTAATAGTGTTTATTACTGTGTATATCTGTTTACATATCATTGTTTATTACTGTGTATATCTGTTTACATATCATTGTTTCACTGAAAATCATCAGAAAAGTTTTGGCAATGGATGCTACTGGCCCGATCCCAGAAGGACTCTGGACTTTGACGTACCTCGTGAATCTGTACGTATGCTGTTTATTCTTTGTTTCCATGTTCTCTTGATTTATTTAACTACAATTATCTCCTTACCATAAAAGATACTTTATAAATATTAGTTTGCAAACAAATTAGTAATGAAGTACTCTGTATTTGCTACAGTAATTTGAACCAGAACTACTTGACTGGCCCCTTGTCGCCTTCGATTGGAAATTTAAATCAGATGCAGTGGATGTAAGTCATCCTTTTTAAATATTCTAAAAACAGTCACCTTTTTAAATTTAATCTCAGTTTCGTTAcgattaattaatatttttttcaGAACTTTTGGTGGCAATGCGTTATCAGGGAAGGTTCCGCCAGAGCTAGGACTGCTTACTGACCTTAGATCGTTGTATATTGTTTTCTATATTTTTTCTGTTACTATTTTTAACTTTTATTGGTAAAAAGAAAATGGTATAACCTTTTATGTTGCAGGGCATTTGACACAAACAATTTCAGTGGTTCCTTACCATTTGAACTTGGTAATTTGATAAAATTACAACTACTGTAAGAACATTCTTCATTACGATATTCTAACTATACATCGACtatatctaatatctaatatcaggtatatatatatgttcattttgtcaGGTACATTGATAGTTCTGGAGTTAGCGGTGAAATCCCTTCTACATTTGCTAATTTAAAGAACCTCGTTACAGTGTAAGAGTTTATATTGTTTGTGATGTTTCGAATTCTTACTTCATCTCTCGCATAAAAGTTTGTTCATTTAACGCTTGAGCTCGCGTTTATGGTTTATTAGAGTTATTATCTCGCTCTGGCTGCTATTTCAACAAAGGCCATTGTGGATATTTGACAAATAGTCGAACAATCGTTGATAGTAGAAACCATTAAAAAAATGTTCTTTTTTCATTACAGAGATGGGGCAATATATGTTTACTGTTCTATGTTAGCTTTGCATTATTTGCATAAAAGACTAACGATGATATTGCTAACTTTTGTGCTCTCAGAAGGGCTTCTGATAATAAATTTACAGGGAAAATACCCGACTTTATAGGGAACTGGTCACTGTTACAATCATTGTAAGTTAACCTCCATTTCAATTTCAAAGTGTACGATTTGGAACTCTATTATGAAGTGACAAAAAAAATATGTTTAGTCGGGTTTCTGAATTGGTTTTAAGTGACAGAAGAGAGGATAGAATTGAAGATTTTATACAAGAAATAGAAATTAACGCTTTTAAGGCATATCATATGAAACTGTTCGATTATTTATATGCTTGATATTCTTATAGGAGGTTTGAGGGGAACACATTTGAAGGTTCAATACCACCTTCATTTTCTCAACTGACCTCTATGCAGGatttgtaagttttttttttttttttttttttttttttctttttttctttttttcttttttaagaGTTGTTTTTCGAATTATTCAATTTTTTATATGCTATTTTGATCTTAAAAACTAAAGTAGTTAATGCCTGCTTTATTTTATTCTATAACTTTACAGGAGGATAAGTGGTTTATCTAACGGAACTCTAGATTTTATGAAGGATTTAAAGTCCCTAAGTGTTCTGTGAGACAATATTCTGATTTTTCTCGTAGCTCATTTTATAATTCTGTAGCTAAAATGAACTGATATGCACTGCAGAAGTTTGAGGAACAACCGAATTTCTGGCTCTATTCCAACTGACATTGGAGAATATCAAAAATTAACACGATTGTAAGTAATCTGCACTGACAGTGAAACATATGCATGCATAAACTATAATTCTTTCATATGTTACTATTGTGCCTTTTTTATATACTAACTTAGGTGTCTACTTATCAGGGATTTGAGTTTCAACAATTTGACTGGTCCGATGCCGAGAGAATTGTTCAACTTGAGTCAAATCTCTTTCTTGTAATACACATACTCTGCTGCTATGATATTATTATTGCATGTGATTaataagttcttaattttttgacaTATATATGACATCACAAATTACGGACGATATTATCCCTCCGCTAAATCAAATGTTAATTTTCAGGTTTCTTGGAAACAATAGTTTAACTGGTACCGTTCCGGATATAAAGAGCGGAACTCTTCAGAATATGTAAGTGAAATGCATGATTGCATGGTCTTGTTAAGGTTTTGTATTTGCTGAACTGATTATAGTATTAGGTAACGTAATCTCTATTTTCATTATGCAGTGATTTATCGTACAATGAACTATCTGGCATGCTTCCTTCTTGGGTCAATGAGCCAAACTTACAACTGTAAGCGCATGCGCATGATGTTAAACTACTTACAATTTTGAAAAACATTTATCATTAATTCTTTAAGTATCCTACACGAATAGCATTTAGTTACTAAATTCACCCTTGCTGCACGTTTGATTTCCGTTTTTTGCATAGATTTGGGACCTAACTTTTTTTTTCCTATGCATACATTTTCAGTAACTTGGTTGTGAACAACTTCAATTTAGGAGGTTCAGGAAACAGGTAATTGTGTTATTTTTCATTCTTATGCAGTTATGCTTAATAATTCTATATATCAATTTCAACTGTATTGTCATttctaatttaaatttaatttcaaTGTTTTTCGTCTTTAGTGGCGTTCCATCAGGATTAGATTGCCTTCAAAGAAATTTCCCGTGTGGTCGTGGTTCGCCAAGATGTAAGCAGAAATTTTTTAATTTTATCTCTGTTAATAAAGTTTGTTCATTATCAATATCAAAAATTGAGGAGTTCTTTTCATGTTGGTTAACAGATAGTGAATTCGCGATAAATTGCGGTGGTCCACAAATTACATCATCTAGTCAAATAGTCAATGATCAAGAAAATGAGGCTCTTGGACCAGCAACATACTATGTGACTTCTGATAGGAGATGGGGTGTTAGCAACGTTGGACAAAGGGACAACCCGGTATACACTGCTTTTATTGCACGTCCGTTTACAAACACGTTAGATTCACAACTGTTTCAGACAGCACGAATCTCTGCTGGATCATTAAGATACTACGGTTTAGGATTGGAGAATGGTAACTACACTGTGAACCTTCAGTTTGCAGAACTAAAGATAGAAGATGGTCCCACTTGGAGGAGTCACGGAAGGCGCATTTTTGACATATACTTGCAGGTCTGTGTTTGTTATATGTATTGGAAGTAGTTTTTATTGCTAACCTAGTGATGGGACAAAATTTAATCCTGATTGTTGCAAGTTAGAGACTTAAATCTTGTACTTTGACCTCAAAAGTCCAAAGTCAAACGATACCCCTTATTCAGAACTCGGAAAATTTGCTATTATCGGAAGTCATACATGAATCATGGAAGACAATCAACTTATGTTAAACTCTTTTTAGTATGAATAAAATGAAATGGACAGGGTCAACCTGTTTACTAATAAAGTCGTCCATTTGAGTAGCGTTTAGTGTCAAATGGGTCATATAAAATTTTTTAGCTAAAAATATCTAAATGAGTTAAAGTCATTACGATGATAATCTGTTTTTGGTAATGATATTACAAGAACAAGCTTTTACCAAAAATGGACCAAAATGTATCCAGGTAGATGCAACCCAGCTCCGACCGTTTTGACCCGTACTAATACCTAACCTGTTACAGCCATTTTGACCCATTATCCCACCTGCTCACCACTCTCACTTTTGAAATATAGACATTGTTTAACTGATTTCTAATTTTTTATCTTCTGAAATCTTGTTTCTTACAGGGAAACCTAGTGTTTCCAGATTTCGATATAAAACAGGCAGCAGGGGGAGCTTCTTTTAGTCCCGTTTCAAGACAAGCAACCGTTTTAGTTTCAAGTAACTACCTTGAGATACATTTATTCTGGTCTGGAAAAGGATCGTGCTGTGTACCTGAACAAGGAACTTTTGGACCACTTATCTCAGCTATCAGTGTCACCCCAAGTAAAATTTGTTTCTTGATATATGTTGCTCAACTTTTAGCTTTAAATACGTGACAACCAACACCcgttcttaaatttttttttttttttttttcagacttTAATCCCACTGTGAGCAATACTTCACCTTCTACAAAGCAGAATAGGACAAGTTTAATTGTATGGATTTTGGTTCCTATAGCAGTTGTAGGCTTTATGTCAATATTAGCCATATATTTTTTCCTCCAGCGAAGGAAAAGGCAGAATACCGTTGACAATTACGCAGGTAACTTTTATGAGTTATTCTGTATGATATAGATGAAAAATGTTTTCCCTAAAGGCTTCTGCATCTAATAACATAGTCACATGTTTTTTCAATCATGCAGAGTTTGTAGGAACTGATAACAGACCAAATACATTTAGTTATGGAGACTTGAGAGATGCAACAAACGATTTTAGTTCTGCAAATAAGCTTGGTGAGGGAGGTTTTGGACCTGTTTATAAGGTAGGTTATCCTTGTCATCAAGAATCCGTTTTTGTTTCTTGAACCTAGCCAGAAAGttcttatattattttaattttttgtGGTAAACAGGGAACACTTGGTGATGGGAAATTAATAGCTGTTAAAAAACTGTCAGTAGCATCCCACCAAGGGATGGCTCAATTTATGGCTGAAATTGCAACAATATCTGCTGTCCAACACCGAAACCTTGTGAAACTATATGGATGCTGCATTGATGGAGAAGAGCGACTTCTTGTTTACGAGTATCTTGAGAACAAGAGTCTTGATCAAGCATTATTCGGTGAGAAGTACATATTGCTAAAGTGGCAATTTCAAACTTCTAAAATTCCTTTTTACAAAGATTTAGATCATAAACAACAGATCCGTTATATCTTGTTAAAATGGAATATGTCCAATATCAAAAGTTTAAGTTGGTCAAACCATCTTGGCTCGAAGTTAAAAATGACCCGTTTTAATCTGAATATGATCCAACAAGTTTGACCGGGCCATGTAGTGTACATTTTACATTTGTAGGGTACAGGTTTAGTCAAGAGTTGTAGTTTGTAATGCTTATGTTAATGTTGATTGTGGGGCCTGTGATGCAGGAAAGAACAGGTTGTCCCTTAATTGGTCCACACGGTTTGATATATGCCTGGGAATAGCACGCGGTCTAGCATATCTGCATGAGGAATCTCGTATGCGAATCGTACACCGAGATGTTAAAGCTAGCAACGTACTACTTGATTCTGATTTGAACCCCAAGATCTCGGATTTTGGTTTGGCTAAACTTTATGATGACAAGAAAACACACATGAGTACTCGTGTTGCAGGCACATTGTAAGATTAATATATAGTTGTCTTTCGAGTGTCAAAATGATATATTAGTAGACAGTAGACACTAGAAGTGACCTTCCATCCTATTTAATTACTATTGGACGTACCTGTTCTGACCCACTACCCAATCTGTTTGATCAGTTTATTTTGGGCGTCTTTAGTTGATATTACTGATTGTTCTgcgttgattataacatataagctGACACTGTATTAATAATTTCACTATTTAGTGGGTATCTCGCACCAGAGTATGCAATGCGTGGACACCTTACAGAAAAGGCTGATGTTTTTGCCTTCGGAGTTGTAGCTCTAGAGATTATAAGCGGGCGGCCCAATTCCGATTCAAGCTTGGAAGATGATAAAATGTATCTTCTTAACTGGGTATGTTTCATCCTCCATCAATCATTCTAAATTCTATTTATTCTAGATCATAATAAGAATTATATAACCTATTTTCTTGACATATACGACAGCTCTAAGTGTTGTCATCAAGGTGCAAAAAAAGACTTGTACATTTTAATAACTATCATTTAAAGTCAACATTAACCGTTTTGTTCAACACATTAATGCATCATAATGACGACCCTTATAAGAGTTGTCGTGAGAAAATTCTTTAATTGTCTAAAAAGTTCAAAAGATGAGGCACGTAATACGTTGGGTGGCTGACCCGACCCATTTTGACTCGAATTCTTACCCGATGCCCAATCcatgtatatatatgaattaagGCATGGGACCTACATGAAGCTAACAGTGAAGTTGAGCTTGTGGATGACAAATTGTGTGAATTCGATGAGAATGAAGTAAGAAGAGTGATGAGAGTTGCCCTTTTGTGCATCCAAACGTCACCTGTGCAACGGCCATCGATGTCACGTGTTGTGGCAATGCTTTCAGGAGACATAGAGGCAGCAGCAGCTGGTGTTATTACTCGACCCGGGTACTTGGCCGGTTTTGATTTGACTGATACTACAACCTTTAAAAGTACTCTTTCAACTTCAGTTAACGATCACGGATCAAAAACTTCTTCAAGACCGATCCTTCATGATATTAGCGGACAAGGTAGATAGTAATGACACATAAGCCATTGCTTTATCGTCACATGCTGGTTTCAATTTGTTTATTCAATAATTGACTGAACAAAGATGTAATAGATACAGTTGAAAgtgtatatgtatttttataaatgAAGCCTTTTATTATGGTACACACAATTTGCTAGTTTAACATTCGAATTAGAAATGTCTCCTTTTCATTAGTACCACATGATCTGAATCTTGGCAAACCACTGATAACCAACAAATGTatcaaacagaaaaaaaaaaaaaaaaaacattataacTATGATCTTGATGTCTGAATCTGATCAACAGTATACATATATCTCCCCCTTAAACATATATCTCCACCATCCGAAAATCCAGAACAAACAAACAAGAAACTATCAAATCGGACCCGAATCCctccaaaaaaaaaaataccatTTTTCGAATCAATTACAAAGAATAACCCGAGTAAGAGCAAGAACAAAACAAGAAACAGTAAAGAAAAAAAGAGTCACAAAATCTCTCGATGACCATTTCTTCACCGCTTTCGATTCAACTCTCAAACTTTTCGCTCTTCGTAACGCATCAACTTCCTTCAACAAATCAAATTCCAAACCTTTTTTCTTCAATTCTTCCACACATTTCCCCAACAACTTCCCATCTTCTTTCTCCCTCTCCAACAACTTCTCCAAATGCGATTCTGTATCAGTTTTATATCGAACAGCCCAGATCAATCCCAAAGAACACAGTAACGAACAGAGTGATGGAATCCACGATCGGTTACACGATCCACTCAACGATGAATTCGAACTACTGCTGAACAGTAAAATTAGTGAAATTGAGTGAAACA includes these proteins:
- the LOC139853509 gene encoding uncharacterized protein; the protein is MITAAAAQAQNTTDPAEVRVINEMFSQWGISESSVTNMGWNISGELCSGAAVDSTDFDAQTYNPAIKCDCAIRNSTYCHITRLKVYAMDAVGPIPEGLWTLIYLTNLNIGQNYLTGPLSPSIGNLTRMQWMTLGINALSGELPPELGRLTDLRSLAIGTNSFNGSLPSELGNLRRLEQLYIDSSGLGGEIPSTFANLQSLATVWASDNAFTGRIPDFIGNWTQLTSLRFEGNSFEGSIPALFSQLTSLQELRITGLSNQTLDFITNLKSLAVLVLRNNRITGRIPTNIGEFTNLTRLDLSFNNMTGPIPEALFNLSQINFLFLGNNSLNGTLPAVKSASLTNIDLSYNELSGTLPSWVNEQSLQLNLVVNNFTLDGSDNSGIPAGLNCLQRDFACNRGSPRYSNFGVNCGGPQITSSDQIVHEQDNEALGPSTYYLTSERRWGVSNVGQRDNPVYTASSSRQFTNTLDSELFQTARLSAGSLRYYGLGLENGNYTVNLQFAELQIQDGRTWRSTGRRIFDIYLQGNLVFPDFDIKQAAGGASFSPVSRQATVQVSNNYLEIHLFWSGKGTCCVPDQGTFGPLISAISATPNFTPTVSNNPPSTKKNSTGLIVGIVVPIIVVSFLSLLAFYIFRQRRKRQGTSDDYEEFEGIDARPYTFSYGDLRDATGDFSPENKLGEGGFGPVYKGTLADMRVIAVKQLSIASHQGKSQFIAEIATISAVQHRNLVKLYGCCIDGEKRLLVYEYLENKSLDQALFGNKSLSLNWSTRFDICIGVARGLAYLHEESRIRVVHRDVKASNVLLDSDLNPKISDFGLAKLYDDKKTHMSTRVAGTIGYLAPEYAMRGHLTEKADVFGFGVVALEIISGRSNTDSALDDDRIYLLEWAWNLHEADTELELVDEKLSEYDENEVRRVMKVALLCTQTSPMQRPPMSRVVAMLSGDIEATGVITRPEYLTGFKFNDATTFKSDTQVSTTDSAATTSYSAPSPRSPNNASRPMLHDIIKEVTLEHMPKQHKMFSKGLFFDNCRSKSNLEGLGVGLSQESTKNLFLMYGAYIYTQICCSTAVCKYKLSIILMAVPTWSWSGLWLWLMISVKVAQAQTSTDPSEVRVINEMFSQWGIQESSVTAMRWNISGEPCSGSAIDSTDFESPSFNPALKCNCRLPNSTYCHITQIKVLAMDATGPIPEGLWTLTYLVNLNLNQNYLTGPLSPSIGNLNQMQWITFGGNALSGKVPPELGLLTDLRSLAFDTNNFSGSLPFELGNLIKLQLLYIDSSGVSGEIPSTFANLKNLVTVRASDNKFTGKIPDFIGNWSLLQSLRFEGNTFEGSIPPSFSQLTSMQDLRISGLSNGTLDFMKDLKSLSVLSLRNNRISGSIPTDIGEYQKLTRLCLLIRDLSFNNLTGPMPRELFNLSQISFFIPPLNQMLIFRFLGNNSLTGTVPDIKSGTLQNIDLSYNELSGMLPSWVNEPNLQLNLVVNNFNLGGSGNSGVPSGLDCLQRNFPCGRGSPRYSEFAINCGGPQITSSSQIVNDQENEALGPATYYVTSDRRWGVSNVGQRDNPVYTAFIARPFTNTLDSQLFQTARISAGSLRYYGLGLENGNYTVNLQFAELKIEDGPTWRSHGRRIFDIYLQGNLVFPDFDIKQAAGGASFSPVSRQATVLVSSNYLEIHLFWSGKGSCCVPEQGTFGPLISAISVTPNFNPTVSNTSPSTKQNRTSLIVWILVPIAVVGFMSILAIYFFLQRRKRQNTVDNYAEFVGTDNRPNTFSYGDLRDATNDFSSANKLGEGGFGPVYKGTLGDGKLIAVKKLSVASHQGMAQFMAEIATISAVQHRNLVKLYGCCIDGEERLLVYEYLENKSLDQALFGKNRLSLNWSTRFDICLGIARGLAYLHEESRMRIVHRDVKASNVLLDSDLNPKISDFGLAKLYDDKKTHMSTRVAGTFGYLAPEYAMRGHLTEKADVFAFGVVALEIISGRPNSDSSLEDDKMYLLNWAWDLHEANSEVELVDDKLCEFDENEVRRVMRVALLCIQTSPVQRPSMSRVVAMLSGDIEAAAAGVITRPGYLAGFDLTDTTTFKSTLSTSVNDHGSKTSSRPILHDISGQGR
- the LOC139853510 gene encoding uncharacterized protein, with amino-acid sequence MADECDNRHNTAIMEPLSKSLHPLHEIAVTPTHKLLLKQWLKEEELILNRIALKETQIDSVRKELTHLYCFFFLFHSISLILLFSSSSNSSLSGSCNRSWIPSLCSLLCSLGLIWAVRYKTDTESHLEKLLEREKEDGKLLGKCVEELKKKGLEFDLLKEVDALRRAKSLRVESKAVKKWSSRDFVTLFFFTVSCFVLALTRVILCN